A single genomic interval of Sebastes umbrosus isolate fSebUmb1 chromosome 9, fSebUmb1.pri, whole genome shotgun sequence harbors:
- the si:dkey-237j10.2 gene encoding uncharacterized protein si:dkey-237j10.2, producing the protein MLAEGFLRVLLYREERKFASASKLKRSHVHTHRTDQLNCILSESKPRELQTEAGPNEEEYSTEFHGLRVVPQGPVGLLIPGCPPVLTLDPDFTLCLDDCSLLEQYPDLQVADSGRFSHNPPRAIVPQYTVPRHPEWAAQQGESASYIPSENISLDLPGSGLEPMSNSVLNGLLEKQLEEVYMQHLTDNLARCNSQLGNSLLHGLVPPPQPSSQGPNSLEASMENDGDKKISYLSTQNLVPYSSNFSSPVLRISEADNLQ; encoded by the exons ATGTTGGCTGAAGGTTTTCTCAGAGTGCTGCTTTACAGGGAGGAGAGAAAGTTTGCCTCTGCTTCTAAGCTAAAGAGATCACACGTACACACTCATCGTACGGATCAGCTCAACTGCATTCTTTCGGAGTCGAAGCCTAGAGAACTACAGACTGAAGCAG GTCCAAACGAGGAAGAATACTCCACCGAATTCCATGGACTGAGAGTGGTGCCTCAAGGTCCTGTAGGGCTCTTAATCCCTGGGTGTCCACCTGTCCTCACCCTGGACCCTGACTTCACACTTTGCTTAGACGATTGCAGCCTCTTGGAACAGTACCCAGACCTGCAGGTGGCCGACTCGGGCCGCTTCTCACACAACCCACCGAGAGCCATCGTGCCCCAGTACACTGTCCCCCGTCACCCAGAATGGGCAGCCCAACAAGGCGAGTCTGCCTCATACATACCCAGTGAGAACATCAGCCTGGATCTGCCCGGATCAGGATTGGAGCCCATGTCGAACTCGGTGCTGAACGGGCTGCTGGAGAAACAGCTGGAGGAGGTGTACATGCAGCATCTGACTGACAACTTGGCTCGATGCAACTCCCAACTGGGGAACAGCCTCCTGCACGGCCTGGTACCACCGCCGCAGCCCAGCAGCCAGGGGCCCAACTCGCTGGAGGCCAGTATGGAAAACGATGGCGACAAGAAGATTAGTTATCTGAGCACCCAGAACTTAGTTCCCTACTCGTCCAACTTCAGCTCCCCGGTGCTGAGGATTTCAGAGGCTGACAATCTGCAGTGA